In one window of Micromonospora cathayae DNA:
- the coaE gene encoding dephospho-CoA kinase, with translation MLMVGLTGGIGSGKSAVAARFAQLGAVIIDSDRIAREVVAPGSEGLAEIVAAFGAGVLGPDGALDRPALGTLVFGDETARRRLEAITHPRVRERSAALAAAAPPDAIVVNDVPLLVEVGLAPTYHLVVVVQTAVPTRVERLARDRGMSRAEAERRIAAQADDDRRRAAADVLLTNDDSRDELHAGVDALWHDRLVPYEENLRQRRVVRRPERVLITEADPTWPAQYARLAARIRHAVAPADLRVDHIGSTAVPGLAAKDVIDVQLTVDSLADADRLAEPLARAGFPRFPGEWWDAPRPAGGQRWPKRLHGSADPGRPVHLHVRESGSPGWRYALLMRDHLRADPDQRAAYLMLKRELAASAPDGAAYATAKDPWFDEEHLRAEEWAARTGWRP, from the coding sequence GTGTTGATGGTGGGACTGACCGGCGGCATCGGGTCCGGCAAGAGCGCGGTGGCGGCGAGGTTCGCGCAGCTCGGAGCGGTGATCATCGACTCCGACCGGATCGCCCGGGAGGTGGTCGCCCCCGGCAGCGAGGGGCTCGCCGAGATCGTCGCCGCGTTCGGCGCGGGCGTACTCGGCCCGGACGGCGCACTGGACCGGCCCGCCCTCGGGACGCTGGTCTTCGGTGACGAGACCGCCCGCCGACGGCTGGAGGCGATCACCCATCCCCGGGTCCGGGAGCGGTCCGCCGCCCTGGCCGCCGCCGCACCCCCGGACGCGATCGTGGTGAACGACGTACCGCTGCTGGTCGAGGTGGGCCTGGCCCCGACGTACCACCTGGTGGTGGTGGTGCAGACCGCGGTGCCGACCCGGGTGGAGCGGTTGGCGCGCGACCGGGGGATGAGCCGGGCCGAGGCGGAACGGCGGATCGCCGCGCAGGCCGACGACGACCGCCGCCGGGCCGCGGCCGACGTGCTGCTCACCAACGACGACAGCCGTGACGAGCTGCACGCCGGGGTGGACGCCCTCTGGCACGACCGCCTGGTGCCGTACGAGGAGAACCTGCGGCAGCGTCGGGTGGTCCGGCGGCCCGAGCGGGTGCTGATCACCGAGGCGGACCCGACGTGGCCGGCGCAGTACGCCCGGCTGGCCGCCCGGATCCGGCACGCGGTCGCCCCCGCCGACCTGCGGGTCGACCACATCGGATCGACCGCGGTACCCGGGCTCGCCGCGAAGGACGTCATCGACGTCCAGCTCACCGTGGACTCGCTCGCCGACGCCGACCGGCTCGCCGAACCGCTGGCCCGGGCCGGTTTCCCCCGGTTCCCCGGCGAGTGGTGGGACGCTCCGCGACCGGCCGGCGGGCAGCGGTGGCCCAAACGGCTGCACGGCAGCGCCGACCCCGGCCGACCGGTCCACCTGCACGTCCGCGAGTCGGGTTCGCCGGGGTGGCGGTACGCGCTGTTGATGCGCGACCACCTGCGCGCGGACCCGGACCAGCGGGCCGCGTACCTGATGCTGAAGCGGGAGCTGGCCGCCTCGGCTCCGGACGGCGCGGCCTACGCCACCGCGAAGGACCCCTGGTTCGACGAGGAGCACCTGCGGGCCGAGGAGTGGGCCGCGCGGACCGGTTGGCGTCCCTGA
- a CDS encoding SDR family oxidoreductase: protein MTDDRVALVTGVSRGVGIGAAVSRALAADGHRLLLTGLPSYDDAQPHGGDPHGVPTLLAELDDRADHVTADLLAPAGPAELVAEAVRRHGRLNTVVAVHAYSTHTRLGALDATEIDRHLLVNVRATLLLAEAFAAAFTAGTGGRLVFFTSGQRLGPMPDELAYAASKAAVENLTVQLAPLLMPRGITVNCVNPGPTDTGYAPADLHAAVARLFPGGRWGTPQDAARLVRFLCSPEAGWITGQVIDSEGGFNRYA from the coding sequence ATGACCGACGATCGGGTGGCTCTGGTGACCGGCGTCAGCCGGGGTGTCGGCATCGGCGCAGCGGTCTCCCGGGCACTCGCGGCGGACGGCCACCGGCTGCTGCTCACCGGGCTGCCCAGCTACGACGACGCCCAGCCCCACGGCGGTGACCCGCACGGCGTGCCGACCCTCCTGGCGGAGCTGGACGACCGTGCCGACCACGTCACCGCCGACCTGCTCGCCCCGGCCGGCCCCGCCGAGCTGGTCGCCGAAGCGGTCCGCCGGCACGGACGGTTGAACACGGTGGTCGCCGTGCACGCCTACTCCACTCACACCCGGCTGGGCGCGCTGGACGCCACCGAGATCGACCGGCACCTGCTGGTCAACGTCCGGGCCACTCTGCTGCTCGCCGAGGCGTTCGCCGCCGCGTTCACCGCCGGCACCGGCGGCCGGCTGGTGTTCTTCACCAGCGGACAGCGGCTCGGCCCGATGCCCGACGAACTGGCGTACGCGGCGAGCAAGGCCGCGGTGGAGAACCTCACCGTCCAGCTCGCGCCGCTGCTGATGCCCCGGGGGATCACCGTCAACTGCGTCAACCCCGGCCCCACCGACACCGGCTACGCGCCGGCCGACCTGCACGCCGCGGTGGCCCGGCTCTTTCCCGGCGGCCGCTGGGGCACCCCGCAGGACGCGGCCCGGCTGGTGCGGTTCCTCTGCTCACCCGAGGCCGGCTGGATCACCGGTCAGGTGATCGACTCCGAGGGCGGGTTCAACCGGTACGCCTGA
- the uvrB gene encoding excinuclease ABC subunit UvrB — protein sequence MALDIPRLDGRFQVVSEFQPAGDQPAAIDDLERRVRRGDRSTVLLGATGTGKSATTAWLVERLQRPTLVLAPNKTLCAQLAKEFGELLPHNAVEYFVSYYDYYQPEAYIPQTDTYIEKDSSINEEVERLRHSATMSLLTRRDVIVVATVSAIYGLGTPQEYLDRAVRVAVGQELDRDKLLRRLVDIQYARNDMAFQRGTFRVRGDTLEIIPAYEELAVRIELFGDEVENLYYLNPLTGDVVREVDHLLIFPATHYAAGPERMERAIGDIEVELAERLAELERQGKLLEAQRLRMRTTYDIEMMRQVGFCSGIENYSMHIDGRLPGSPPHCLLDYFPDDFLTVVDESHVTIPQIGAMFEGDASRKRMLIDHGFRLPSAADNRPLRFDEFLERVGQMVYLSATPGSWELEQAQGEYVEQVIRPTGLIDPEVVVKPTKGQIDDLMHEIRLRTERDERVLVTTLTKKMAEDLSDYLLDNGIRVRYLHSEVDTLRRVELLRELRKGEYDVLVGINLLREGLDLPEVSLVAILDADKEGFLRSGRSLIQTIGRAARNVSGQVHMYADKITPSMAAAIDETNRRRAKQIAHNEAHGISPEPLRKKIHDILDDIYREAEDTETDSRVGGAARQLSRGKAPVKETRSRSRATAGPSRAGMARADLAQLIQELNDQMLAAARELQFELAARIRDEVADLKKELRGMDAAGVS from the coding sequence ATGGCGCTCGACATCCCCCGCCTCGACGGACGTTTCCAGGTCGTCAGTGAGTTCCAGCCCGCCGGTGACCAGCCGGCCGCCATCGACGACCTGGAGCGGCGGGTCCGCCGCGGTGACCGCAGTACGGTGCTGCTCGGCGCCACCGGCACCGGCAAGAGCGCCACCACCGCGTGGCTGGTCGAGCGGCTGCAACGGCCGACCCTGGTGCTCGCCCCGAACAAGACCCTCTGCGCCCAGTTGGCCAAGGAGTTCGGCGAGCTGCTCCCGCACAACGCGGTGGAGTACTTCGTCTCCTACTACGACTACTACCAGCCCGAGGCGTACATTCCGCAGACCGACACGTACATCGAGAAGGACTCCTCGATCAACGAGGAGGTCGAGCGGCTGCGGCACTCGGCCACCATGTCGCTGCTGACCCGGCGGGACGTGATCGTGGTGGCGACCGTCTCGGCGATCTACGGCCTGGGCACCCCGCAGGAGTACCTGGACCGGGCCGTCCGGGTCGCCGTCGGCCAGGAGCTGGACCGCGACAAGCTGCTGCGCCGGCTGGTCGACATCCAGTACGCCCGCAACGACATGGCCTTCCAGCGCGGCACGTTCCGGGTCCGGGGCGACACCCTGGAGATCATTCCCGCGTACGAGGAACTGGCCGTGCGGATCGAGCTGTTCGGTGACGAGGTGGAGAACCTCTACTACCTCAACCCGCTGACCGGGGACGTGGTCCGCGAGGTGGACCATCTGCTGATCTTCCCCGCCACGCACTACGCGGCCGGCCCGGAGCGGATGGAACGCGCCATCGGGGACATCGAGGTCGAGCTGGCCGAGCGGTTGGCCGAGCTGGAGCGGCAGGGCAAGCTGCTGGAGGCGCAACGGCTGCGGATGCGTACCACCTACGACATCGAGATGATGCGCCAGGTCGGCTTCTGCTCGGGCATCGAGAACTACTCCATGCACATCGACGGCCGGTTGCCGGGCAGCCCGCCGCACTGCCTGCTCGACTACTTCCCGGACGACTTCCTCACCGTGGTCGACGAGTCGCACGTGACGATCCCGCAGATCGGCGCCATGTTCGAGGGCGACGCCTCGCGCAAGCGGATGCTGATCGACCACGGGTTCCGGCTGCCCAGCGCCGCCGACAACCGGCCGCTGCGGTTCGACGAGTTCCTGGAGCGGGTCGGGCAGATGGTCTACCTGTCCGCGACCCCGGGCTCCTGGGAGCTGGAGCAGGCCCAGGGCGAGTACGTCGAGCAGGTGATCCGCCCCACCGGCCTGATCGACCCGGAGGTGGTCGTCAAGCCCACCAAGGGGCAGATCGACGACCTGATGCACGAGATCCGGCTGCGTACCGAGCGGGACGAGCGGGTGCTGGTCACCACGCTGACCAAGAAGATGGCCGAGGACCTGTCGGACTACCTGCTGGACAACGGCATCCGGGTGCGTTATCTGCACTCCGAGGTGGACACGCTGCGCCGGGTGGAGCTGCTGCGTGAGCTGCGCAAGGGCGAGTACGACGTGCTGGTCGGCATCAACCTGCTCCGCGAGGGCCTCGACCTGCCCGAGGTCTCCCTGGTGGCGATCCTCGACGCCGACAAGGAGGGTTTCCTGCGCAGCGGCCGGTCGCTGATCCAGACCATCGGCCGGGCCGCCCGGAACGTGTCCGGCCAGGTGCACATGTACGCCGACAAGATCACTCCGTCGATGGCCGCCGCGATCGACGAGACGAACCGGCGGCGGGCCAAGCAGATCGCGCACAACGAGGCGCACGGGATCAGCCCCGAGCCGCTGCGCAAGAAGATCCACGACATCCTGGACGACATCTACCGGGAGGCGGAGGACACCGAGACCGACTCCCGGGTCGGCGGCGCGGCCCGGCAGCTCTCCCGGGGCAAGGCCCCGGTCAAGGAGACCCGCAGCCGGTCCCGGGCCACCGCCGGTCCGTCCCGGGCCGGCATGGCCCGGGCCGATCTGGCCCAGCTCATCCAGGAACTCAACGACCAGATGCTGGCCGCCGCCCGGGAGTTGCAGTTCGAGCTGGCCGCCCGGATCCGGGACGAGGTGGCCGACCTCAAGAAGGAACTGCGCGGCATGGACGCGGCCGGGGTGAGCTGA
- a CDS encoding antibiotic biosynthesis monooxygenase family protein: protein MVLEVALIDVLPGHEDAFAAAYAQGHPILAGTPGCRSVRMTRGIESPSRFVLLVEWDSVEAHDQEFRATERFQQWRALIGPHFANPPLVEHFTDVPA from the coding sequence ATGGTGCTCGAGGTCGCGCTGATCGACGTACTGCCCGGACACGAGGACGCGTTCGCCGCCGCGTACGCGCAGGGACACCCCATCCTCGCCGGCACGCCCGGCTGCCGTTCGGTGCGGATGACCCGTGGCATCGAGTCACCGTCGCGGTTCGTGCTGCTGGTGGAGTGGGACTCCGTCGAGGCGCACGACCAGGAGTTCCGCGCCACCGAGCGGTTCCAGCAGTGGCGGGCCCTGATCGGCCCGCACTTCGCCAACCCGCCGCTGGTGGAGCACTTCACCGACGTACCCGCCTGA
- a CDS encoding helix-turn-helix domain-containing protein, which produces MPLPTSPVIRRARLGAELRQLRRQAGLTLDQVCERLGWASTSKLSRIELGQSRPDLADVFDLLDVYDVPGGQRETLIVIARDAATNRSWWKALGEMGERQRTYAELEAGAATIFEYQPAVVPGLLQTRAYARLRVAAGRLLDPEIDVEADTRARAARQDVLHRADAPRYTAVLDEAALSRAGVPEPVWREQARHLVTLTRRANVTIRVLPRGVPVAGSVLHPMTPFSCYAFPDPADPRTVVLEALTTDLRLTAEPDVRRYEQLAGWLLDAALSTPDTVALLNRYAEE; this is translated from the coding sequence ATGCCGCTGCCAACAAGTCCTGTCATTCGTCGGGCGCGCCTGGGCGCGGAGCTGCGTCAGCTCCGCCGGCAGGCCGGGCTCACCCTCGACCAGGTCTGTGAGCGGCTCGGCTGGGCCTCCACCTCCAAACTGTCCCGGATCGAGCTGGGGCAGAGCCGGCCCGACCTGGCCGACGTCTTCGACCTGCTGGACGTCTACGACGTCCCGGGTGGGCAGCGCGAGACACTCATCGTCATCGCGCGGGACGCCGCCACCAACCGGAGCTGGTGGAAGGCACTGGGCGAGATGGGGGAACGGCAGCGCACCTACGCCGAGCTGGAGGCCGGCGCCGCCACCATCTTCGAGTACCAACCGGCGGTGGTGCCGGGCCTGCTCCAGACCCGGGCGTACGCGCGACTGCGGGTCGCCGCCGGCCGGCTCCTCGACCCGGAGATCGACGTGGAGGCGGACACCCGCGCCCGCGCGGCCCGGCAGGACGTGCTGCACCGGGCGGACGCGCCCCGGTACACGGCGGTCCTCGACGAGGCCGCCCTCTCCCGCGCCGGCGTTCCCGAGCCGGTGTGGCGGGAGCAGGCGCGGCACCTGGTGACGTTGACCAGGCGGGCCAACGTGACCATCCGGGTGCTGCCGCGCGGGGTGCCCGTGGCCGGGAGCGTGCTGCACCCGATGACGCCGTTCTCCTGTTACGCCTTCCCCGACCCGGCCGACCCGCGCACCGTGGTACTGGAGGCGCTCACCACCGACCTGCGGCTGACCGCGGAACCGGACGTCCGTCGGTACGAACAGCTCGCCGGCTGGCTGCTGGACGCGGCGCTGTCCACCCCGGACACGGTGGCGCTGCTGAACCGGTACGCCGAGGAGTGA
- a CDS encoding NlpC/P60 family protein produces the protein MHVEPLTGHRAVVRVAVATLWTSPDAVRPVDAPALGPHADTAAWIAGMDADQQVGDCVLSQLLLGEQVLVTEERTGWARVVAVEQAAAPLDPRGYPGWLPTDQLAPVPDDEPTGPPLVVDTTVTALRATPHGPVRVPGVVLGTRLLPAGPAVDGWRPVHVPGQPAPHWLPEHHVVPLPDRPPAAGEVLGVADRLRDVRYVWGGLSPAGIDCSGLVHLAWRRFGVRLPRDAGAQAAATAPVELGTERVGDLYFFARPGRGVHHVGIVTAPPGEAGRRMLHACYRHRRVVEEQLPPDRTATLIGAHRI, from the coding sequence ATGCACGTGGAACCGCTGACCGGCCACCGGGCCGTCGTCCGGGTCGCCGTGGCGACCCTGTGGACCTCCCCCGACGCGGTACGCCCGGTCGACGCCCCCGCGCTCGGCCCGCACGCCGACACCGCCGCCTGGATCGCCGGCATGGACGCCGACCAGCAGGTCGGTGACTGTGTGCTCAGCCAACTGCTCCTCGGCGAACAGGTCCTGGTCACCGAGGAGCGCACCGGCTGGGCGCGCGTCGTCGCCGTCGAACAGGCCGCCGCACCGCTCGACCCGCGCGGCTACCCCGGCTGGCTCCCCACCGACCAGCTCGCTCCCGTACCGGACGACGAGCCGACCGGCCCGCCGCTGGTCGTGGACACCACGGTCACCGCCCTGCGTGCCACCCCGCACGGCCCGGTACGCGTCCCCGGGGTCGTGCTCGGCACCCGGCTGCTCCCGGCCGGCCCGGCGGTGGACGGCTGGCGACCGGTGCACGTACCCGGCCAGCCCGCCCCGCACTGGCTTCCCGAGCACCACGTCGTCCCGTTACCGGACCGGCCGCCCGCCGCCGGGGAGGTGCTCGGCGTCGCCGACCGGCTCCGCGACGTCCGGTACGTGTGGGGCGGCCTCTCCCCGGCCGGCATCGACTGCTCCGGGCTGGTGCACCTGGCCTGGCGGCGGTTCGGGGTGCGGCTGCCCCGCGACGCCGGCGCGCAGGCGGCGGCCACCGCACCGGTCGAGCTGGGCACGGAACGCGTCGGCGACCTGTACTTCTTCGCCCGCCCCGGGCGCGGGGTCCACCACGTCGGCATCGTCACCGCGCCGCCGGGTGAGGCCGGGCGGCGGATGCTGCACGCCTGCTACCGGCACCGCCGGGTGGTGGAGGAGCAGCTTCCCCCGGACCGTACCGCGACCCTGATCGGCGCCCACCGCATCTGA
- a CDS encoding mandelate racemase/muconate lactonizing enzyme family protein, with amino-acid sequence MTIAAVRTHRLSAPLHTPFVTALRRTTTVETLVVEVTDDDGRSGFGEAPQVWQVTGASIAGARACVHEVLGPLVAGRDADDLNARCAEVRRAVAGNEAAKAALDVALHDLAARRLGVPLVRLLGGTARQVQTDVTLAAGDAVELAATAKQRHADGFTVLKLKVGTDPAGDLERVRAVRSAVGPGVRVRLDANQGWTPREAVRIIRGIEDAGLDVELVEQPVAHWDLDGLAWVSDRVDVPILADESVFGPRDLIEVIRRRAADMVNVKLAKAGGLHPARTLLDLAAAHGVGTVVGSMMESQIGVGAAASLAAACGTSAVADLDAAWWLAWSPVRGGIRYDGATVVLPDTPGLGVTSIDEAKVQRHG; translated from the coding sequence ATGACGATCGCCGCGGTACGCACCCACCGGCTTTCCGCCCCCTTACACACCCCCTTCGTCACCGCCCTGCGCCGCACCACCACCGTGGAGACCCTGGTCGTGGAGGTCACCGACGACGACGGCCGCTCCGGGTTCGGGGAGGCCCCCCAGGTGTGGCAGGTCACCGGGGCGTCCATCGCCGGGGCCCGGGCCTGCGTGCACGAGGTGCTCGGGCCGTTGGTCGCCGGCCGGGACGCCGACGACCTCAACGCCCGCTGCGCCGAGGTACGCCGGGCGGTCGCCGGTAACGAGGCCGCCAAGGCGGCGCTGGACGTGGCCCTGCACGACCTCGCCGCCCGCCGGCTCGGCGTACCGCTGGTCCGGCTGCTCGGCGGCACCGCCCGGCAGGTCCAGACGGACGTCACCCTCGCCGCCGGTGACGCCGTCGAGCTGGCGGCGACGGCGAAGCAGCGCCACGCCGACGGTTTCACCGTGCTCAAGCTGAAGGTCGGCACCGACCCGGCCGGCGACCTGGAACGGGTCCGCGCGGTGCGCTCGGCGGTCGGGCCCGGGGTGCGGGTCCGGCTCGACGCCAACCAGGGCTGGACGCCCCGCGAGGCGGTCCGGATCATCCGGGGCATCGAGGACGCCGGACTCGACGTCGAACTCGTCGAGCAGCCCGTCGCGCACTGGGACCTGGACGGGCTGGCCTGGGTCAGCGACCGGGTCGACGTGCCGATCCTCGCCGACGAGTCGGTGTTCGGCCCCCGTGACCTGATCGAGGTGATCCGCCGCCGGGCCGCCGACATGGTCAACGTCAAGCTCGCCAAGGCCGGTGGCCTGCACCCGGCCCGGACGCTGCTCGACCTGGCCGCCGCGCACGGCGTCGGCACCGTGGTCGGGTCGATGATGGAAAGTCAGATCGGCGTCGGCGCGGCGGCGAGCCTGGCCGCCGCCTGCGGCACCAGCGCCGTCGCCGACCTCGACGCCGCCTGGTGGCTGGCCTGGTCCCCGGTGCGCGGTGGCATCCGGTACGACGGCGCCACCGTCGTGCTGCCGGACACGCCGGGGCTCGGTGTCACCTCGATCGATGAAGCAAAGGTGCAGCGACATGGTTGA
- a CDS encoding TerC family protein has translation MNVSGLVWAGTLVALTAILVIDLLVIGRRPHEPSVRESSLWVGFYVGLALLFGAGLWLTAGGKAAGEFYTGWLTEYSLSVDNLFVFVIIMARFAVPRQYQQKVLLIGIVLALVMRGGFIAAGAALISQFSWVFYIFGAFLIYTAINLARQGEPDEDEFTENVLIRWSRRALPISKGYDGARLTTHENGRRYFTPMLIVMIAIGTTDLIFALDSIPAIFGITQEPYLVFTANVFALMGLRQLYFLLGGLLNRLIYLSIGLAVVLGFIGVKLVLEALADNNLPFINGGEHVGWAPHIPIWLSLTVILGTLAVATAASLIKSSRDRRRELTTVVKH, from the coding sequence TTGAACGTGTCCGGACTGGTCTGGGCGGGAACCCTCGTCGCGCTGACCGCGATCCTGGTCATCGACCTGTTGGTGATCGGTCGACGCCCCCACGAACCCAGTGTCCGCGAATCCAGCCTCTGGGTCGGCTTCTACGTCGGTCTGGCGCTGCTCTTCGGAGCCGGCCTCTGGCTGACCGCCGGCGGCAAGGCGGCGGGCGAGTTCTACACCGGTTGGCTCACCGAGTACAGCCTCTCGGTGGACAATCTCTTCGTCTTCGTGATCATCATGGCCCGGTTCGCCGTGCCCCGGCAGTACCAGCAGAAGGTGCTGCTGATCGGCATCGTGCTGGCGCTGGTCATGCGCGGTGGCTTCATCGCGGCGGGCGCGGCCCTGATCTCGCAGTTCTCCTGGGTGTTCTACATCTTCGGCGCGTTCCTGATCTACACCGCGATCAATCTGGCCCGGCAGGGCGAGCCGGACGAGGACGAGTTCACCGAGAACGTGCTGATCAGGTGGAGCCGCCGGGCGTTGCCCATCTCCAAGGGCTACGACGGGGCGCGGTTGACCACCCACGAGAACGGCCGGCGGTACTTCACCCCGATGCTGATCGTCATGATCGCGATCGGCACCACCGACCTGATCTTCGCGTTGGACTCCATCCCGGCGATCTTCGGGATCACCCAGGAGCCGTACCTGGTCTTCACCGCGAACGTGTTCGCCCTGATGGGGCTCCGGCAGCTCTACTTCCTGCTCGGCGGCCTGCTCAACCGGTTGATCTACCTGAGCATCGGCCTGGCCGTGGTGCTCGGTTTCATCGGCGTCAAGCTGGTGCTGGAGGCGTTGGCCGACAACAACCTGCCGTTCATCAACGGCGGCGAGCACGTCGGCTGGGCACCGCACATCCCGATCTGGCTCTCCCTGACGGTCATCCTGGGCACGCTCGCGGTCGCCACCGCGGCGAGCCTGATCAAGTCCTCCCGGGACCGCCGCCGGGAACTGACCACCGTCGTCAAGCACTGA